Within Dysosmobacter sp. Marseille-Q4140, the genomic segment GCGCCGATCATGGTGTAGACCGCCACCGCGGCCGCGCCGGACAGGGCGATCAGGTCCCCCGTCAGGGCGCCGCCTCCGGCGCTGTCCCCCATGGCCACCACGGCCGCACCGCAGAAGGCCAGTGCCACGGCGGCCCAGGCCTTTCCCGGCAGCCGCTGGCCCAGCACCGCCGCGGAGGCCAGGGCCACGAACAGCGCCTCCGTATCCACCAGCACCACCGCCGCGGCGATGGAGGTCCGCTCCAGAGCCGCGAAGTAGGCGGTGAAATGGAGACCCAGAAACACTCCGCTGACCAGGCACAGCGCCACGTCCCGGCGGGTCAGGGCCGCCAGCTCCCGCCGCCGGACCAGGACCGGAACGGCCATGATGGCGGCGGAGAGGGCCATGCGGCACAGCGCCAGCACCAGGGCCGGGGCCGTGGACCAGCGGGTGAACACGGCGGAGAGGGACGCCCCCGCCACACCCAGTAAAATCACCAGCTTTTTCATCCCGCCGCCTCCAGGATCGCGGAGGCGGTCTCCTCCGACGTCAGGGCAGTGGTGTCCAGCAGCCGGACGCCCAGGGCGCCGTACAGCGGCAGGTAGGCGAGGCTCCGCTCCAAAGCGTCCGGGGCACGCAGTCCGGCAGCCATGTCCCTCTCCACCCGGGCCGTCAGGGCCTCCGGGGAACAGGTCAGCGCGGTCTTTACCACGGCGCAGCCGCCCGTGTCCAGCCGGGACAGCAGCTCCTCCCAGATCTCCCGCCGGTGCAATACCCAGCAGAAGAGCACATGGTCATAGGCGGAGCAGCGGAGGAAGTTGTTCAGTACATGGGCGATGTTGTCCAGCACCATGGCCTTCGTCTCCTCCGTCACCTGGAAGGGATGGGCGTCCCAGCACCAGTCCCCGTCCAGGAACACGCTGCGCTCCAGCCTCTTTTGTAAACACCGGCAGGCGGCCGTCTTGCCCACACCCATGGGCCCGCCGATGAGATACAGACGCTTCATCCCTTGGCCTCCAGCCAGTTGCGGCCCCAGTGGGCCTCCGCCGTCAGGGGCACGGAGAGGGAAACCACCCGCTCCATCTCCTCCTCCACGGCACGGGCCACAGCCTCCGCCTCGGCCTCGGGGCACTCCACGATCAGCTCGTCGTGGACCTGGAGCACCAGCCGGGCGGCGGGGTGCTCCGCCTTCAGCCGCTTCCACACGGCGATCATGGCCAGCTTCATGATGTCCGCCGCCGTGCCCTGGATGGGCATGTTCAGCGCCACCCGCTCGCCGAAGGAGCGGAGATTGAAGTTGGAGGATTTCAGCTCCGGCAGCTCCCGCCGCCGGTGGAAGATGGTCTCCACATAGCCGGTCTCCTTGGCCTTTTCCACCACGGCGTCCATGTACCGGCGCACGCCGGGGAAGGTGGCGAAGTACGCCTCCATATAGTCCTTGGCCTCGGCCACGGTGACGCCGATGTCCTGGCTCAGGGAGAATGCGGAGATGCCGTAGACGATGCCGAAGTTCACCGCCTTTGCCCGGCGGCGCATCTCTGCGGTCACGTCGGCCGGGTCCACGTGGAACACCTTGGCCGCCGTCTCGGCGTGGAAATCCCCGCCGGAGAGGAAGGCGGAGCGCATGGCCTCGTCGCCGGAGATGTGGGCCAGGAGCCGCAGCTCGATCTGGGAGTAGTCCGCGTCCACCAGGACACAGCCCTCGGCGGGAATGAACATCCTCCGGATCTCGCTGCCCAGGTCCGTCCGGGTGGGGATGTTCTGGAGGTTGGGCTCCGTGGAACTGAGGCGCCCGGTGGCCGTCACCGTCATCTGGAAGGAGGTGCGGATCCGGCCGTCGCTATCCAGCGCTTTCAGAAGGCCGTCGGCGTAGGTGGATTTCAGCTTGGCGAACTGCCGGTACTCCAGCACCGCCCCCACGATAGGGGCCTCGTAGCGGAGCTTTTCCAGCACATCGGCGTTGGTGGACCAGCCGGTCTTGGTCTTTTTCCCGTGGGGCAGGCCCAGCTTGCCGAAGAGGATCTGGCCCAGCTGCTTGGGGGAGTTGATGTTGAATTCCTCACCGGCCATGTCGTAGACGGCCTTCTCCTGGGCGGCGATGCGGGCGGAGAGCATCTCCCCGAAGGCCACCAGAGCCCCCTTGTCCACCCGGCAGCCGGTCCGCTCCATCTCCGCCAGTACCCGGCACAGCGGCAGCTCCGCCGTCTCAAACAGCTCCCAGAGCCCCTTCTCCCGGAGCCTGGGCGCCAACGCCTGGTACAGGCCGTCCACGGCGGCGGCGTAGCTGTCGAAGCTGGCCTCCGCGGCGGCCGCGTCCCCCAGCAGGGAGAAGGCGTCCTTGTCCAGGTACGCCGGCTTAGGCAGCTCCGCGTTGAAATAGGCCACGTACAGCCGCTGGAGATCGTAGCTGCCCGCCGTGGCGTCCAGCAGATAGGCCGCCAGGGCCGTGTCGAA encodes:
- a CDS encoding DMT family transporter is translated as MKKLVILLGVAGASLSAVFTRWSTAPALVLALCRMALSAAIMAVPVLVRRRELAALTRRDVALCLVSGVFLGLHFTAYFAALERTSIAAAVVLVDTEALFVALASAAVLGQRLPGKAWAAVALAFCGAAVVAMGDSAGGGALTGDLIALSGAAAVAVYTMIGAVCRRRLSTEVYTFLVYLSASASLLAAALMSGTPVTGHGGVNFLTALGMAVCCTLLGHNVFSWGLKYLPAAFISTAKLLEPVLAAVWGLLIFGERPGGATLLCGAAVVGGIALYIRASASPEAERNQQ
- the polA gene encoding DNA polymerase I — translated: MKLMVIDGNSILNRAYYGIRPLTTRDGLYTHAVFGFFTTLLRLREEEQPDAVCVTFDVHAPTFRHTADAAYKATRKPMPEELRVQVPVLKEALDALNIPRYELAGWEADDLIGTISRRCEADGWDCVVVTGDKDSLQLITDHTKVKLVSTRMGQTTTKDMTPETFREQYGFDPIHMIDLKALMGDSSDNIPGVPGVGEKTAMDLIQKYVSIDALYAAMPDVEAKPAAIKKLAAGEEAARHSYWLATIVTDAPLDFRPQDNLVRAPGPEAYPLFLRLEFTKLIEKLGLTAEAAPEAAQAPADFTVTVEQVAEPGQAEKLLDLWRQADHVSLLALPDLTGVSVVCGTGADSAVTAELFFDKYQGDWNALLGALFSADIRKVSHNVKDLMGLLLENGLPAEGFVFDTALAAYLLDATAGSYDLQRLYVAYFNAELPKPAYLDKDAFSLLGDAAAAEASFDSYAAAVDGLYQALAPRLREKGLWELFETAELPLCRVLAEMERTGCRVDKGALVAFGEMLSARIAAQEKAVYDMAGEEFNINSPKQLGQILFGKLGLPHGKKTKTGWSTNADVLEKLRYEAPIVGAVLEYRQFAKLKSTYADGLLKALDSDGRIRTSFQMTVTATGRLSSTEPNLQNIPTRTDLGSEIRRMFIPAEGCVLVDADYSQIELRLLAHISGDEAMRSAFLSGGDFHAETAAKVFHVDPADVTAEMRRRAKAVNFGIVYGISAFSLSQDIGVTVAEAKDYMEAYFATFPGVRRYMDAVVEKAKETGYVETIFHRRRELPELKSSNFNLRSFGERVALNMPIQGTAADIMKLAMIAVWKRLKAEHPAARLVLQVHDELIVECPEAEAEAVARAVEEEMERVVSLSVPLTAEAHWGRNWLEAKG
- a CDS encoding AAA family ATPase, with protein sequence MKRLYLIGGPMGVGKTAACRCLQKRLERSVFLDGDWCWDAHPFQVTEETKAMVLDNIAHVLNNFLRCSAYDHVLFCWVLHRREIWEELLSRLDTGGCAVVKTALTCSPEALTARVERDMAAGLRAPDALERSLAYLPLYGALGVRLLDTTALTSEETASAILEAAG